The genomic segment GGGCCGAGGGCGCCGAAGGAGGTCGGCAGCGGCTCGCGGGGCGCGTTGAGCCCGGTGCCGATCGGCGTCAGCAGCGGCGGGCGGCCGAGGCGGTCGAGATCGCTCTGGCAGGCGCCGAGCGAGAGGGCCAGCACGGCCACGGCGGCGGAGGAGGGGCGCATCACGACCTCTGGTTCTTCTTAATGGCCGGAGTGGTCGCGTCCTTGCGGCCCGACTCCGACATCGCACGGGCGAGACCGGCGGCACGGGCCGCCTCCATCTCGGAGAGGATGGCGCTCGCGGTGCGGGCGTTCAGCTTGGTCAGCAGGGCGGCCGCCGCCTCGTCGGGCATGTTGGCGAGCTGGAGCGCCGCCGCGTCGGGCCGCATCTTGGCGTAGACCGCGACCACGCTCTCATCGGCCTTGGCCAGGAATTCGTTGCGGCGCTTGAGCCACGCCTCGTACTCGGCCCGCTTCTCTTCGAGGAGCTTGATGCGCTCCTCGACCTGCCGCTCCATCACCGCGAGCTGCTCCTTCTGCCACGCGAAGCGGGCATCGGCGGCGGCATCCGCGATATTGGCGCAGTAGCCGGTCTTGGCCGGCTCCTTGGCGACGAAGTCCTGGGCCGAGATCTCCTTCGGCGCGTCGCGGGTGGCGAGCGCCCGCATCGCGGCGTTCTTGGCCGGGTCGGCGTGGTCGCCGCTGGCCGCGAGCGCGGTCCCGCCGAGCGCGAGCCAGCACAGGGCGATGCGCAGCGTCACGTTCGTCACTGCACCACAAGCTCCGCCTGGAGGGCGCCGGCGGTCTTCACCGCCTGCAGGATCGCGATGATGTCGGTGGGCTTGAGCCCGACCTGATTGAGCCCGCGCACCAGCGTCTGAAGGTCGGAGCCGCCGAGGATGGCGAGCTTGCCGCGCTCCTCCCGCGCCGACACTTCCGTGCGCGGCACCACGACGGTCTGGCCGTTGGAGAAGGGCTCCGGCTGCGACACCTCCGGTGCCTCGGTGACCCGCACCGTGAGGTTGCCGTGGGTGACCGCGACCGTGGAGATCGTCACGTTGCGCCCGATCACGACGGTGCCGGTGCGCTGGTCCACGACGACGCGGGCCGGCGTGTCGGGCTGGATCGTCAGATCGCCGATCTGCGCCACGAGCCGGGTCTGGGCCATCTGGCGCCCGCGCATCACCACCACGGCGCGCTGGTCCCGCGCGCTGGCGATGCGACGGCCGAAGGCACCGAGCGACCATGCATTGATCGCGTCGGCGATCTGGGTCGCGGTCTTGAAGTCCGGGTTCTTCAGCTCGAACACGAGTTCGGGCAGATCGCGGAAGGTGCCGGGCACCTCGCGCTCGATCATCGCGCCGTTCGGGATGCGGCCCGCCGTCGGCACGCCTTGCGTCAACTGCTCGGCCTGGCCCTGCACCGAGAAACCCGAGACCGCGAGCGGCCCTTGCGCCGCCGCGTAGACGAGGCCGTCGCCGCCGGTGAGCGAGGTCATCAGCAGGGTGCCGCCGCGCAGAGACGTGGCGTCGCCCATGGAGGTTACGGTGACGTCGATGCGCGAGCCGGTGCCAGTATAGGGTGGCAGGTCGGCGGTCACCATCACGGCCGCGATGTTGCGGGTGCGCAGACGGGCGTCGCGCACGTTGATGCCGAGCCGGTCGAGCAGCGATTGCAGCGACTGCTCGGTGAACTGCGCGTTGCGCAGGGTGTCGCCGGTGCCCTGAAGGCCGGTGACGAGGCCGTAGCCGAAGAGCTGGTTGTCGCGCACGCCCTTGAGCGTGGCGATGTCCTTGATGCGGGTGCCGGCGGCGAAGACTGGGCCGGTCATGACGGCAAAGCCGAGGCCGGTGAGCAGGCCGAGCAGCACCGCGAGGAGCAGGCGACGGATCATTGCGCGCCGATCCGGATGCGGCCGTCGGCCATCACCGTGCCGAGGATGATGCGGTTGGTGTCGGTGTTGCGCACGCGGATCGTCTCGCCGAGGCCGCCGTTCTGGAGCGGTGCTCCGACCGCGGTGATGACGAGGCCGTTCTCCTCGAAGATCATCTGCGTCGGCGCGCCACGGCTTACGAGGCGGGGATCGTCCACGGCGTTGACCGGCACCGGCTCACCCGGCAGCAGCATCCGCCGGGCGACCCGGCCGGCGATCGCGGCGGAGGCATCGATGACTGCCGTGCGCGCCCGGTAGGTCGCGGGATAGGCCTGCATCCGCAGCATCGATTCCTTGATGGTGTCGCCGGGATAGATCGTGACGGTCGGCACCGGCAGCATGAGTTCGGCATTCGCCATGCCCTCGACGGCCTGCGCCGGGGCGATGGGCTGCGCCGAGCCGGCCGCGAGGGCGGCGAGCACGAGGCCGCGGACGAAGGTCTTGCGGGGCATGGGGGCTCGCGCCGAAGGAGGAGGGGAAGACGCGTGGAAGGATGCGGGCGTGGAGGCCGCGTGCGTCAGCGGATGCCCTTGGAGACCGTTCCGGCCATCTCGTCGGCGGCCTGGATCACCTTCGAGTTCATCTCGAAGGCGCGCTGGGCCGTGATGAGGCTGGTGATCTCTTTCACCGGATCGACGTTCGAGCCTTCGAGATAGCCCTGCTGCAGCTTGCCGTAGCTCACGTCGCCGGGATTGCCGACCACGGGCGCGCCGGAGGCCGGGGTCTCGCGGTAGAGGCCGTTGCCGAGCGGTTCGAGGCCGGAATCGTTGGCGAAGTTGGCCAGCGTCAACTGGCCGACATTCTGCAACGCGACCTGCCCGTCGATCTTGGCGAAGACCTGACCGGACTCGTTGATCGTCACTTGCGTCGTGTTCTGAGGGATCAGGATCGCGGGATCGACTGCGTAACCTTCCATGGTCACGAGCTGGCCGGCGTTGTTCTTGTTGAACGAGCCGGCGCGGGTGTACTGGATCTCGCCCGCCGGGCTGGTGATCTGGAAGTAGCCGCGCCCGTTCACCGCCAGATCGAGCTGGTTGCCGGTGTTGGCCAGCGAGCCCTGCCGGTGCAGGTTGCGGATCGCGGCGGCGCGGACGCCGAGGCCGAGCATCGCGCCCTCCGGCACCGCCTCCTGGCCCGCCTGGTTCGGCACGCCCTGCTGCCGCTCGGCCTGATAAAGCAGATCGGTGAACTCGGCCCGCGCGCCCTTGAACCCGGTGGTGTTCAGGTTGGCGATGTTGTTGGCGATGACTTCGAGGTTGAGCTGCTGGGCGGACATGCCCGTGGCGGCGATGGCGAGCGCGCGCATGGCGAGGGATCCTTCGGGCTAGCGCTCTTTCCGCCGAACGGGATGCCGGTTCGGCGTCAGAGCGCGCGTTGAAACGGAAGCGGCGCGGCCGATCAGATCGGCATGCGGCTGAGTTCGAGGTAGGCGGCGACCACCTTGTCGCGGATCGCCGCCACGGTCTGGAGGCTCTGCTCGGCGGACATCACCGCCTCGACCACCTGCTGCGCGGTGGCCTTGCCCTGGATGCCGGAGATCGCCGTGGCCTCGCCGGTGCGCAGCGCGTCGCGGGCGCTGGACGCGACCTGGGCCATCACCTCACCGAAATCGGTGGGCGCGGTCGGGGCGGTCCCGGCGATGCCCGAGAGGGCGGCCGGGCTAAACATGGCCTTCTGGGTCGGCGCGGTCCCGGCGAAGGAGGTGCCGGCGACCTTGTCGAAGGCGGCGAGCGAGTTGAGGGCTTCGATCATCGCGGGCGGCTCTTCAGGACTTCAGGAGATCGATGACGCTGGCGACCATGGCCCGGGCCTGTTTGATGACCTGGAGGTTCGCCTCGTAGGAGCGGTTGGCCTCGCGCATGTCGGCCATCTCGACGAGCATGTTCACGTTGGGCAGCTTGACGTTGCCGTTCGCGTCGGCGGCCGCGTTGGCGGGGTCGTGCTCGGTGCGGAACGGGGCGTTGTCGGTGCCGATCTCGCGCAGACGCACCGAGGCGACGCCCGCCGCCCGGTCGAGCTCGGCCCGGAACGTCACCGTTTTGCGGGCATAGGGATCGGCCCCCGGGGTCGCGCCGGTCGATTGCGCGTTGGCGAGGTTCTCGGAGACGACCCGCATGCGCAGCGATTGCGCTTCGAGGCCGGCGCTGGCGAGCCGCGAGGCGGAGAGCAGGGGATCGATCATGCGCCGCCCTTCACCGCGGCCATCAGCATGCGATGGAACGACTTCACCACCGCCGTATCGAGGTTGTGCTGCCGGGAGACGTCGCCGGCCTTGAGCATCTCCTGCTCCAGGCTGACCGCGCTCGACGATTGGAGCACTTCCCAGGTCTCGGTGGGCTTGGCCTCGCGCACGGGGATGCCGGTGCCCTGCGTTCCCAGATGGCTCGTGGCGGTCGAGGCCATGTCGAGCCCGGTACGCGCCAGAACCTGCGCGAAGGGCATCACGTCCCTCGCCTTGTAGCCGGGGGTGTTCGCGTTCGCGACGTTTCCAGCGATGGTGGCCTGCCGCGTCGCGAGAAAACGCGCGTGCTGCGAGGCGAGGTCGAACAGGTAGACGCCCGTCGTCATGGCAACGCCCCCATCCCAAGGGCTTCTCAAGAAGCGCGGGACGCGGGCGCACCCGGACGGTGAAACCCGCGTCAGGGAGGAGGTTTAGGTAGGCAATCTTGCACGAGGCTGGCTCGCGCCTTGACACGGCCGATCCCCGAGGTAGCGCCTGCGGGTGATGGACCAGATCGATGAGCAGGCCGCTGCGGCCGTCTCCGACGGCGAGGGCGCAGCGCCCCTGCTGCCGGCCGCTTCACGCTATGCCGGGGGCGCCGGGCCCGGCGGACGCGAAGGGCTGCACCGCATCGCACCCAACAACCGCTTCGCGCGGGTGGGCTTGAGCTTTTCCGACCTGACGCCAGGCAGTTGGGCCTGCCTGCGATTCGGTCTCGCCTTCGACGCGGACGAGGCGGCGGCTCTGGCCGTCGATGCCGTCGCGGCCGGCTTCGACTTCCTGGCGGCGGACGGCTCCAGCCTCGATCTCGACCACGTGCCGGGGCTGGCCCGCAGCCTGCTCGATCCGCACGTTGCTTGGATTCCGGGGCCGGCGCTGCTCGATGCGGAGCCGTTCCGGATCGCCTTCCGCGTGCCCGACCAGGCGCGCGGCGTCAGCGTCACCCTGCGCTCGTGGCGCAACACCGGCGACGTCGCCGTGGCCGACCCTGTCCTGCGCCTCGGCGCGCCCGATCCGGCGCCGGCGCCGCGTCGGCGCCCGTTGTCCGGCGAGGGGCTGCGATTCGACTACGCGCTGGCCGAGGACGTCGCCCTGGTGCTGCGCGGCCAGATCTACGCCGCGCGGGCCGACGAGCATGCCGCGCGGGTGCGCCTGGTCTACCGTGATGCGGCGGGAGCGGAGATTGCGCCGCCCTACGCCAACGCCGTCTCCGTGCCGGGCCTCGGTGCGGTCATCAACCTCTCGGCCCAGCCGCAGGCGCGCCGCTTCACCCTGACCCTGCGTCCGCCACCCGGTGCCGCAGCGGTCGCGCTCGATTTCGGTGCGTGGGAGGATGCGCAGACCGCCTCGGAGAGCGAGCTGATCGGCCAGCCCGAACTCGCGCTCGAAGACGATTTCCGCCTCGAAAGCCTTTGCGACGACGACGTCCTCGATGCGCCGGCCTTCCTCGCCCGCCTCGCCGACCGGCTCGGCCTGCCCGAAGGCGTGCCCGCGTCGTGGCGGGCGGGGTCCGAGACGGGCGCCGCGCCGATCCTCGCGCGGGCCCGCGACTTGCGCAACGGGCCGGATCGCAGTGCGCGGATCGAGGGGGGAGAGTGTGGTCCTGGCTCTGGCCGGCCTGCCCGATTGGACGTTGCCGCAAGCGCCAGATTGGCGCGAGGATCCGTTCCGCTCGGTGGCGTGGCGCCTCGCCTATCAGTCGTTGGCCTGGCTGCTGCCGCTCGCCGCGCTTCCGGACGGAGCGGCCCGCGCCCGGACCATCGCCGCGGCGTGGTCGCGGGCCAATCCGTGGAGCCAGCCGGCGGACGGCCTGAGTCTGCACCCGGCGGCTCTGGCCCCCCCCGCGGCGACGTGCTGGCGAGCCTGCCTACAGGCGTCGACGATCCCGCACGCACCGAGATCGCCGCGGAGGCCGCACGGCAGGGCTTCGCGCTCGCCGAGATCGTCGGGCAGAACACCCTGGCGCGGGCTCTGCACGGCATCCAGGCGGCGGCGGCGCTGCTGGCCGTCGCGCGGGCGCTGCCCGGCTTCGCCTTTGCCCCGTACTGGGATTCCCTGGCGCGCGACAGCCTCACCCACGGCTTCGATGCGCTGTTGTCGGAGGCGGGCGCATTCGCCGATGCCGCCCCGGTGCGGCGCCTCGATCTCCTGAGCCACGGACAAGCGATCGCCGAGGCGCTGGGTGAAACCGAGCCCGGCCCGACGATCCGCCGCCGTGTCGAGGCGGCGTTGCCGGGCCTCGCCGGGCTGATCGATCGCGGCGGGCGGCTGCCGCCCTTCGGCGATGCCCCCGCCGGCCTCGACCACGCCGCCTGGATCGCCCGGCTGTCCTCGCAGGGCCATTCTCAGGGTCACGACCTCGTCGCGGAGCGCGACGCCGCGCCCGTTGCCGAGGGCCGTACCGCCGGCATGCTTGCGCTCCGCTACGATGGGATGGAGCAGGGCTGGGGCCATTTCGCCCTCACCCATGCCGCGCAATCACCGCACGGGCATCGCGACTGCACCTCCTTCACCTTCGCCACGGGCTCGCGGCGCTGGATCGTGGAGGGCGGCGGCGCCGACGGCGTCGAGGTCGGGCCCGCGCGCCACTACCTGCTCTCGCCCCGCGCCCACAACGTCGCCATCCCCGATGGGTGCGAGCCGGTCGCCGGTTCGGGGACGCTGAGCGCGCGCTTCACGCTCGACGGTGCCGAGGCCCTGACTCTGTCCACCACCGTGCACGGGCCCGACTACGCCCATGCGCGCCTCTTCCTCGTGCTCGACGACCTGATCGGGATGGCCGTGATCGACCGATTCGCGCGGGTGGGGCCTTCGCTGTCGTTCGAGGGGCTGCTGCATCTGCCCCCCGACACCCTCGTCGCGCTCTCCAGCCCCCGCCGGGCGCTCGCCCAGCAGGAGGGGCGGCGGCTCGAATTCTTCGCGATTCCGCTGAAGGGGCAGGCGGCCGGGTTGGAGGTCGCCATCGGCCGCAGCGACCGGCCGCACGCGATGCAGGGATTTTGCGCGACGGGATCGGGCGGGCTGAGGCCGGCGCCGGTGCTGCGCTACGCCTTCACCGGCCGCGACACGGTCTGCGGCGGTGTCGTCATCGCCGCGGATGCGGAGGCGGAGCAGCGGCTGGTGCGGTTGCTCGCCGACGGCGCGGTGCGGCTTTGGGTGGAGGAGTAAGTGCCGGCTGGATGCGCCGGCACTCCGGATTCGCTAGAGCCGTATCCGCCCTGATTGCATCAGGTCGGCGTCTCTAGGTCTCTGTTTTAACGCGCTTTCTTTTGCCGAACCGGCGTCCACTTCGTCGGAAAGCGCTCCAGGGCTCAGAACCCGGCGCCGATGACGGCGACGGCGCGGTCGATCGACAGGTAGAACACGCCGAAGGCCACCATCGCCGCAGCGGCGAATTCGAGGGTCTGGTTCGGTAGGGTCTGGAACCGGCGCATGGTCTCGCGGCCGAAATAGGCGGAGGCCCAGGCGAGCGTCAGGACGGCCGGCATCACGAACAGGTAGGACAGCGTGCTCTCGATCCGCATCGGATCGGTCGGGTCGATCAGCGCGCGGATGTTGCGCACCCACGGCGCGGAAGCCGCCGCGTAAAGGGTCGTCAGCCACGCCAGCCCGACCGCCACGCCGAGGTGGAAGGTGAACAGGCGATGCAGGCGCGAGAAGTCGTCGCGCGCGTCGTCGAGCGTCATGCGGCAAGCCCCCAAACGATCCGGCCGCTGATTCTTCTGCGATCCGGCCATGGGCCAGGAGATGGGGGCCAAGGTGGAGTTTTTTGTGACGCGGGGACGGCGGCGTTTGGGCCGCCGTCCCATGGGTCGTTCTTCCGCCTCAGGCGGCCGTCTCGGGCCGGTTCTCGCGCATCAGCTTCACGAAACGCTCGAACAGATAGTGGCTGTCACGCGGGCCCGGAGACGCTTCCGGGTGGTGCTGCACCGAGAAGGCCGGGCGGTCGGTGAGCGAGAGACCGCAATTCGAGCCGTCGAACAGCGAGACATGGGTCTCGACGGCGGTCTCGGGCAGGCTCGTGGGATCAACCGCGAAGCCGTGGTTCATCGAGACGATCTCGACCTTGCCGGTGGTGTGGTCCTTCACCGGGTGGTTCGCGCCGTGATGGCCCTGGCCCATCTTCACCGTGCGCCCGCCGAGCGCGAGGCCCATGAGCTGGTGGCCGAGGCAGATGCCGAAGGTCGGCACCCGCTCGTCGAGCAGCTTGCGGATCACCGGCACGGCGTATTCGCCGGTCGCGGCAGGGTCGCCGGGACCGTTGGAGAGGAACACGCCGTCCGGCTTCAGCGCCATGATGTCCTCGGCCGTGGTCGTGGCCGGCACCACGGTGACGTCGCAGCCGGCCTCCGCCAGCAGGCGCAGGATGTTGCGCTTCACGCCGTAATCGATGGCCACGACCTTGAGACCCTGGCCCGGCGCGCGCGAGCCGTAGCCGCCCTTCACCGCCCAGACGGTCTCGGTCCAGGCCGTGGTCTCGCGGGAGGTCACCGGCGGCACGAGGTCGAGACCTTCCATCGGCGCGAGCGCGGCCGCGCGGGCCTTCAGCGCCTCGCGATCGAACTTGCCCTCGGGATCATTGGCGATCACGGCGTTGGGCATGCCGCGGTCGCGGATCAGCGCGGTCAGCGCCCGCGTGTCGATCCCGGTGATGCCGACGATGCCGCGGGCCTTGAGCCAGCCGTCAAGATGCGAGGACGAGCGCCAATTCGACGGCTTCGTGACCGCCGAGGCGATCACCGCGCCGCGCACGCCGGAGGCCGGTGCCGCTTCGAGGCTCTCCAGATCCTCGTCGTTGGTGCCGACATTGCCGATATGCGGGAAGGTGAAGGTGACGATCTGCCCGGCATAGGACGGGTCGGTCAGGATCTCCTGATAGCCCGTCATCGCCGTGTTGAAGCAGACCTCGCCGTCGGCGGCGCCGGTCTGGCCGATGCCGAAGCCTTCGAGCACGGTGCCGTCGGCCAGGACAAGCAGGGCCGTCACCAGCGGCTCGCTCCAGGGCTCGGGCGCCTTGGGTTCCGGGTTCGTGCGCGCGGGATCGGCGCGCAGGGTCGCGGGTTCGTCTTGCAGCATGGGTCCGATCCGGCTTATGTCCGCCGCCTCGCGCGGCCGCTCATTCGGGCCGCGGGGCAAGGCGATATCTCGCGGGGCTCATAGCGAGCCGGCCGCGCCTGGGTCAATCTGGGCGCGGAATCAGCCGTGCGCAATGCCCTGGACGGATCGAACGTCCGCATCGAAACACCCGACGGGAGTCATAGCATCATGCTGCGCGAGCGCATCACCGCCGAAATGAAAGCGGCCATGAAGGCCGGCGAGAAGCAGAAGCTCTCGACCGTGCGCATGATTCAGGCGGCGCTCAAGGACCGCGACATCGCCGCGCGCGGCGAGGGCAAGGGTGAGACGGGCGAGGACGAAATCCTCGCGCTCCTCCAGAAGATGATCAAGCAGCGCCAGGAGGCCGCGGGCGTCTACGAGCAGGGCGGTCGGCCCGAACTCGCCGAGAGCGAACGCGCCGAGGCCGAGATCATCCAGACCTTCCTGCCGCGGCAACTGGACGAGGCCGAGATGCGCACGGCCATCGCCGACGCGATCGCCGAGACCGGCGCCGAGAGCCCGAAGGACATGGGCAAGGTGATCGCCGCGCTGAAGGGCAAATATACCGGCCGCATGGATTTCGGCCGCGCGAGCGCGCTGGTGAAGGACGCGCTGGCAGGGAAGTAAATTTTTTCCCGGACGAGCGCAGCTCATCAAGGCGGTATTATCCCACGCGCTTCCTCACCCTGAGGCGACCGCGTCAGCGGGCCTCGAAAGGTCCTCCAGGGGGCGCGCGGGATCTGGAGGATCCTTCGAGGCTGCTTCGCAGCACCTCAGGATGAGGTCGTGGATGGGAGACCTGTCTCTCCCGACACGTCACGCCGGCCCGGCATCGATCCGCATACGAAAGATCGCGTAGGGCGGCTCCTGCCGGTCGACGCCGCCGTTGTGTTCGGGGCGGCGGTTGGCCTGAGCGGATGACAGGTAGAGCCAGCCGTCCGCCGTGATCCAGAACGTGTCCGGCCAGATCAGGCGCGGATCGGTGGCGATGACCTCGACTCGCCCGTCCGGATCGCGCCGACCGATGCCGTTGAATTCCTGCAGACTGAGATAAATCCGGTCGCGCGAATCGGCGGCGAGCCCGCCGGTCAGGCCCTTCTCGCCGAGATCCGTCACCGTTTCCGCGACCGCCGCGTCGTCCTTTCCCGCATCGAGTAAGGCGGCGGTCTCGACCGCGTAGAGGCGCCGGCTCATCAGCGGCGTGTAGTACAGGCGTGCGCCATCCGGGCTCAGCGCGATGCCGTTGGCGCCGCCCTTGATCGGGCTCGTCGTACCGTCGGCCTCGCGCTTCAGCAGCACGCGGCCCTCGACGACCTTGAGGATGCCGGGCACCGATTGCGTGCTGGCATGGTCGGCGAGCCGCCGCACCGCGCGGCCGCTCGCGAGATCGACGGCGATCACCGCGCCCGCGCCGGTCTGGCCCTGGTCGGTGATGTAGGCCGCCTCGCGTCCCGGCCTCACATCGACCCGCAGGTCGTTGAGCGAGGAGGTCTTGGTCACGACCGATTGCAGCGGGATCGTGCGCAGGATCGCGTTCGTCGCCGGATCGATACAGACGAGCTTGGCCGCGCCCGGCACCGGCTCGCCCGACGAGGCCATCAGCCCGGCATCGAGCAGCCAGAGGCGGCTCGATGCATCGAACACGCCGTTGGGGACGTGGAACAGCGTCTCGGCCGGGCGCGCCGGATCGGGCCGGTTCGCCGCCTTGCTGGGATAAGGCACGACCTGCCCGTCCGGAAACACCTCGCCCGCGGTAAACACCGTCTGCTCGTCGAAGCGGGGCATGAACAAGAACATCCGGCCGTCGGCGGACAGGGTCAGCCCGGTCGGCGTCGTCGGCGCCTGCGCGGCGACGACGCGTTCGAGGGCGCCGACCGGCGCGGTGGCCGCTTCGGCTTGGGCCGGCCGCGTCGCCATCGTCCGTGCGGCGGCCAATGCCGCGGTGCCGGCAAGAAGTGTGCGGCGTGCGAGGCGGATCGTCATGGGCGGCTTCCCTCTGAGTCGATCGCGGCGCCACGCACCTTGGTCTCGATGGCGAGCACACGCTTCCCGGCGCAGAGGAAAAGCCGCCGCCCGTCCGGCCCGCCGAAAGCGATGTTGGCGCAGGGGCCCTCGGTCGGGATGTGTCCGACCGGGCGGCCGTCGGCCGACCAGATCCGCACGCCGTCACCCGTGCCGGCATAGACCCGTCCGTCGGTATCGACCTTCACGCCGTCCGGCACGCCCTTCGGGACGGTGGCGAAGACGCGCTCGTTCGACAGCTGCCCGTCCGCGATGTCGAAGGCGCGGATCTCGCCCGTCGCCCCTTCGCGGGTGCCCGATTCGCAGATGTAGAGGACGCGCTCGTCGGGCGAGAAGGCGAGCCCGTTGGGCTGCACGAACCGGTCCGTGGCGACGGCGAGCGACCCGTCGGGGGCGAGGCGAAAGACGAAGCGGCCCTTCTGCTCGGACGGGCGCGGCACACCCTCCTCGGCCTGATCGATGCCGTAGGTGGGATCGCTGAACCAGATCGCGCCGTCGCGGGCCACCACGACGTCGTTGGGCGCATTGAGCCGCCCGCCATCGTAACGGTCGGCCAGCACGGTGATGGCGCCGTCGGTCTCCCGCCGCACGACGCGCGAGGTGCGGTGCTCGCAGGTGACGAGGCGGCCTTGAGTATCGACGGTGTTGCCGTTCGAATTGTTGGAGGGCTTGCGAAACACCTCCGCGCGGCTGCCCTCGCGGATCAGCATCATCCGGTTGCGGCGCACGTCGCTGAAGATCAGGCCACCGAGGGACGGCGCCCAGACCGGTCCCTCGCACCACGCGCCCTCGTCATACAGCGTTTCCACGCGGGCCGAGGGGTCGAGCACCGCCGAGAGATCGTCGGCGGCCCGCGCTCTGGGGGTGAGCGCGCCGAGCAGGGCGAGTCCGAGGAGCGGGCGGCGGGCGATGCCGCAGCGGGGGGGCGAGGGCGATTCCGTCATCGGGCCGGCAACGCATCGCCCCGGCGAAAGCTCCGCGCGATTGGCTTTAAGACTCCGGCAGGCCCGCCGCGCTACACTCCCTGCCGCAAGGCCGGTCCTCAACGTCCACGCGATCCGCTTCCAGCAGAGTCACCGTGCGCTACCCGCCCCACATTCTCGAAGAGATCCGCGCCCGCGTGCCCACCTCCGAGGTGGTCGGCCGGCGCGTGCGGCTGAAGAAGGCCGGCCGCGAATGGCGCGGCCTGTCGCCGTTCAATTCGGAGAAGACGCCCTCGTTCTACGTGAACGACCAGAAGCAGTTCTACCACTGCTTCTCCTCCGGCAAGCACGGCGACATCTTCAAGTTCGTC from the Methylorubrum extorquens genome contains:
- a CDS encoding protein of unknown function (Evidence 5 : Unknown function): MMDQIDEQAAAAVSDGEGAAPLLPAASRYAGGAGPGGREGLHRIAPNNRFARVGLSFSDLTPGSWACLRFGLAFDADEAAALAVDAVAAGFDFLAADGSSLDLDHVPGLARSLLDPHVAWIPGPALLDAEPFRIAFRVPDQARGVSVTLRSWRNTGDVAVADPVLRLGAPDPAPAPRRRPLSGEGLRFDYALAEDVALVLRGQIYAARADEHAARVRLVYRDAAGAEIAPPYANAVSVPGLGAVINLSAQPQARRFTLTLRPPPGAAAVALDFGAWEDAQTASESELIGQPELALEDDFRLESLCDDDVLDAPAFLARLADRLGLPEGVPASWRAGSETGAAPILARARDLRNGPDRSARIEGGECGPGSGRPARLDVAASARLARGSVPLGGVAPRLSVVGLAAAARRASGRSGPRPDHRRGVVAGQSVEPAGGRPESAPGGSGPPRGDVLASLPTGVDDPARTEIAAEAARQGFALAEIVGQNTLARALHGIQAAAALLAVARALPGFAFAPYWDSLARDSLTHGFDALLSEAGAFADAAPVRRLDLLSHGQAIAEALGETEPGPTIRRRVEAALPGLAGLIDRGGRLPPFGDAPAGLDHAAWIARLSSQGHSQGHDLVAERDAAPVAEGRTAGMLALRYDGMEQGWGHFALTHAAQSPHGHRDCTSFTFATGSRRWIVEGGGADGVEVGPARHYLLSPRAHNVAIPDGCEPVAGSGTLSARFTLDGAEALTLSTTVHGPDYAHARLFLVLDDLIGMAVIDRFARVGPSLSFEGLLHLPPDTLVALSSPRRALAQQEGRRLEFFAIPLKGQAAGLEVAIGRSDRPHAMQGFCATGSGGLRPAPVLRYAFTGRDTVCGGVVIAADAEAEQRLVRLLADGAVRLWVEE
- the gatB gene encoding Aspartyl/glutamyl-tRNA(Asn/Gln) amidotransferase subunit B (Asp/Glu-ADT subunit B) (Evidence 2b : Function from indirect experimental evidences (e.g. phenotypes); Product type e : enzyme), with amino-acid sequence MLRERITAEMKAAMKAGEKQKLSTVRMIQAALKDRDIAARGEGKGETGEDEILALLQKMIKQRQEAAGVYEQGGRPELAESERAEAEIIQTFLPRQLDEAEMRTAIADAIAETGAESPKDMGKVIAALKGKYTGRMDFGRASALVKDALAGK
- a CDS encoding conserved membrane protein of unknown function (Evidence 4 : Unknown function but conserved in other organisms) — its product is MGRRPKRRRPRVTKNSTLAPISWPMAGSQKNQRPDRLGACRMTLDDARDDFSRLHRLFTFHLGVAVGLAWLTTLYAAASAPWVRNIRALIDPTDPMRIESTLSYLFVMPAVLTLAWASAYFGRETMRRFQTLPNQTLEFAAAAMVAFGVFYLSIDRAVAVIGAGF
- the gnl gene encoding Gluconolactonase (D-glucono-delta-lactone lactonohydrolase) (Evidence 2b : Function from indirect experimental evidences (e.g. phenotypes); Product type e : enzyme), producing the protein MTESPSPPRCGIARRPLLGLALLGALTPRARAADDLSAVLDPSARVETLYDEGAWCEGPVWAPSLGGLIFSDVRRNRMMLIREGSRAEVFRKPSNNSNGNTVDTQGRLVTCEHRTSRVVRRETDGAITVLADRYDGGRLNAPNDVVVARDGAIWFSDPTYGIDQAEEGVPRPSEQKGRFVFRLAPDGSLAVATDRFVQPNGLAFSPDERVLYICESGTREGATGEIRAFDIADGQLSNERVFATVPKGVPDGVKVDTDGRVYAGTGDGVRIWSADGRPVGHIPTEGPCANIAFGGPDGRRLFLCAGKRVLAIETKVRGAAIDSEGSRP
- the carA gene encoding carbamoyl phosphate synthetase, glutamine amidotransferase small subunit (Evidence 2a : Function from experimental evidences in other organisms; Product type e : enzyme); translated protein: MLQDEPATLRADPARTNPEPKAPEPWSEPLVTALLVLADGTVLEGFGIGQTGAADGEVCFNTAMTGYQEILTDPSYAGQIVTFTFPHIGNVGTNDEDLESLEAAPASGVRGAVIASAVTKPSNWRSSSHLDGWLKARGIVGITGIDTRALTALIRDRGMPNAVIANDPEGKFDREALKARAAALAPMEGLDLVPPVTSRETTAWTETVWAVKGGYGSRAPGQGLKVVAIDYGVKRNILRLLAEAGCDVTVVPATTTAEDIMALKPDGVFLSNGPGDPAATGEYAVPVIRKLLDERVPTFGICLGHQLMGLALGGRTVKMGQGHHGANHPVKDHTTGKVEIVSMNHGFAVDPTSLPETAVETHVSLFDGSNCGLSLTDRPAFSVQHHPEASPGPRDSHYLFERFVKLMRENRPETAA
- a CDS encoding conserved exported protein of unknown function (Evidence 4 : Unknown function but conserved in other organisms); this translates as MTIRLARRTLLAGTAALAAARTMATRPAQAEAATAPVGALERVVAAQAPTTPTGLTLSADGRMFLFMPRFDEQTVFTAGEVFPDGQVVPYPSKAANRPDPARPAETLFHVPNGVFDASSRLWLLDAGLMASSGEPVPGAAKLVCIDPATNAILRTIPLQSVVTKTSSLNDLRVDVRPGREAAYITDQGQTGAGAVIAVDLASGRAVRRLADHASTQSVPGILKVVEGRVLLKREADGTTSPIKGGANGIALSPDGARLYYTPLMSRRLYAVETAALLDAGKDDAAVAETVTDLGEKGLTGGLAADSRDRIYLSLQEFNGIGRRDPDGRVEVIATDPRLIWPDTFWITADGWLYLSSAQANRRPEHNGGVDRQEPPYAIFRMRIDAGPA